The Alphaproteobacteria bacterium US3C007 genomic interval CCTTTTACGTCATGCTCGTTATGACCATGGCCGTTGAAGTGTTTCGCCGCGAAATCTTTGCCTATTCATCGATTTGGGGCGAAGAAATTGTGCGGTATTCTTTTATCTATCTTGCCTGGATCGGTGCGGCCGCGGCCGTGAAAGACCGCGCGCATATCAGAATTGATGTGGTGATGCATTATTTGAGCCCTTCGGTGAAAACCCTGCTCTACATCTTCGGTGATCTTGTCATGTTTGCGGTTGCTTTGATCGCGTTATACTGGTCCTGGGAAACCGTCCATGTCTCATGGAAATTTGGCTCTGTAAGCCATGGCCTTCGGGTGTCGATGGTTTGGTTCCTGATGGCAGTGCCAATTGGGTTTTTTCTGGTAATTCTGCGATTAACGCAATCTCTCCTGCGCGATCTGCGCAGCCTTCGCGACGGGTCACCCGTTTACGAAGGCGATAAGCTGTTTGACTGAGGAATAGGGCGATGCTTTTCAATACACTTAATCAAGCCGTTGAGCTGGGGTGGGATTTTTACCTACCGGTGATTATCTTCGTGGTCCTTGCTGCGCTGGCCGTGCCGGTCTGGGCGTCCATCGGGGTTGCTGCGATCACCATGCTGCTCATGTCGGGCGATTTACCTTTGGCATTGGTTGGCGAAAGCCTGTTTGATGGCATCGATGCTT includes:
- a CDS encoding TRAP transporter small permease; its protein translation is MLLLQRLNKDAEKWALLAFYVMLVMTMAVEVFRREIFAYSSIWGEEIVRYSFIYLAWIGAAAAVKDRAHIRIDVVMHYLSPSVKTLLYIFGDLVMFAVALIALYWSWETVHVSWKFGSVSHGLRVSMVWFLMAVPIGFFLVILRLTQSLLRDLRSLRDGSPVYEGDKLFD